The region GCATTTCCTAAACATGATGTAGCTCCTGGACTAGGAGTCATATTAAAGATAATTCCATCACCTGGATTAATTGAAGCTTCTCCAAGCATTAGTTTTTGTTGCTCTTTATTTAGAACTTGTGGTCTTACTCCACCAAACCCTTTTGCATACTCAATATCTTCTGTACTTAATGAAGGAACAATTTTTCTAGCATCTTTTACAAAAAGACCTTTGTTGATACCTGGAACCTCAAATAAGAAGTTTTTAAATACATAGTTTCTAATATCAGAGTCTTTTAATAAGTCCCAGAATATTTTTAAGATATTTCCATCAAAATTCATAGTTTTAAGACATTGGAAGAATGATTTCCCACCTTTATATCTTTCAAGAACTAACAATGCTAAAGCTGTTGGTCCAAATCTTGTTTTTCCATCACATAAAATATCAGGATCTCCATGTAGTGCAGCAAATGGAAGTTTTGGATTTTGTACCATATATACTTTACCATTTAAATATTCACCATTTGTAATATAAAATGATCCAGCCATAGATAAAGAACCCATATGTTTACCATGACCCATTTTATGAGCTAAATAAAGTGAATGAGCACCAGCATTAACTACTACAAAGTTTGCTGTAAATACTGAACCACTAGTTGTTGTAAGTTTATATTTGTCTCCAACTTTTTCAATCTCATCTACTTCTGCATTAAAGAAAATATCAGTTGTTTTTTCCTCTTCTTGTGCAGCTTTTGCAAGCTCTTTAGTCATAGCTCCAAAATCTACAGTTGTATATTCACTTTGTGTACCCATTGCTAGAATTGGTTCAGGTCTATCTTGAGTTTGTTCTTTATCAGCATAAACTAATTTTGGTTCAAGTTCTCTAAGTTTTTCTTTGTCCCATAATTCTAAATAAGGGAAAAGTTCTTTAAACTCTTCATATCTGTTTTTGATAAAATCTACTTCTTTTTCACCTACACCTAAAGCCATTTTTTGGTGAGCAAACATAATTTTATCTTGTAAACCTCTCATAAGATTGAACTTTTCAATCATTTTTGCAGTTCTTTTTGTGATTTTTGCTTTTTCTAATGTATAGTTAGTTTCAATATCTCCAACATGGATAGTTTGAGAGTTACTAGTTCCTTTAGAGTTTAAAGTAGCTAAGTCTTCATATTTTTCTAACATACATACGCTTTTTGCATCAGTATATCTTGCTATCTCATAGAAAAGTGCAGCACCAGAAATACCCCCACCTACAATTACTACATCATAATGTTTTGTATTCATTTAGTTTCGTCCTATTGTTGTTCTTTGATTTTAAAAAAGATTTTAGCATATTAACAAATACTTCCTTGATGA is a window of Halarcobacter sp. DNA encoding:
- a CDS encoding FAD-dependent oxidoreductase; its protein translation is MNTKHYDVVIVGGGISGAALFYEIARYTDAKSVCMLEKYEDLATLNSKGTSNSQTIHVGDIETNYTLEKAKITKRTAKMIEKFNLMRGLQDKIMFAHQKMALGVGEKEVDFIKNRYEEFKELFPYLELWDKEKLRELEPKLVYADKEQTQDRPEPILAMGTQSEYTTVDFGAMTKELAKAAQEEEKTTDIFFNAEVDEIEKVGDKYKLTTTSGSVFTANFVVVNAGAHSLYLAHKMGHGKHMGSLSMAGSFYITNGEYLNGKVYMVQNPKLPFAALHGDPDILCDGKTRFGPTALALLVLERYKGGKSFFQCLKTMNFDGNILKIFWDLLKDSDIRNYVFKNFLFEVPGINKGLFVKDARKIVPSLSTEDIEYAKGFGGVRPQVLNKEQQKLMLGEASINPGDGIIFNMTPSPGATSCLGNAERDIKTVCEYLNLSFDEERFKAELTEDE